CATGCATAATCTCCACATAAAAAAGCCCACTTTTTTGAGATTCTTCAAAAACAATTCTGCTGTATTTATTTTAAGAGTGAAACCACAAAAAGGGTCCTTTCTTATCAGTTATTTGCTGTTAAATTAAGGCAGCTTGATTACGCGTTTTCATCTTGGGTATTATCCCTTATGCTTCTAattcacttctctctctctctctcaatagTTTTTTCAAGTTGCTTATTTCTGTATTTGTCTGCTCGACTGAGTCAACCAGGTTAGGTGGTTGAACTATTCTCAAGAAGCTGATTCTATTCCCATGTTGGAGCTTGAATTCATCATTTGATTGCCTTTCTTGGCTGAGAGAATTGGTTTCTGATGAAATGAAAGTGTTTTGGAGATCTAAAAATCGGTTCTTGGCAGCATTTGCTATATGCTGCCTTTTTCTGCTCAATTTCAGTTTTTGCTGCTCTCTCAATCATGAAGGTATGTTGTTTTTTCTGGTTTGAAATGAAATTTTGGAAGGGGAATATGAAGTGGAGTAACTCTCTTGCTTGAATAGGTGTGGCTTTGCTGAAATTTAAAGAAGAAATTGTGAGTGATCCACATGGAGCTTTGTCAAATTGGATTGATGAAATTGGATTGGAGAATCCTTGTTCTTGGTCTGGTGTTGGCTGCTCAAAGGGATATGTTGTTGATTTGTGAGTGATTTTTATGGTCAAAATTGATTAATTGTTGTTTGGTTAATTGGTTTAGTTGGATTTTGGGAGTTCTTGATGTTTAGTTTACTTGCAGGAACCTCAAAGATCTTTGTTTGAGAGGTACTTTGTCTCCTCATATTGGGATCCTAATTCACTTGAAATCTCTGTAAGATTGTGTTGAAACAGTTCAAATTCATTCCCAATTTTGTAGCTTGTCTGCAGTTTGATTTACTTTGAGTTGTTTGTTTGAAGAATTCTGCGAAACAACTCGTTTTCGGGTGTGATCCCGGAAGAAATCACACACATAAAGGGATTGGAGGTTTTGGATGTTGGATATAACAACTTCAGTGGGAAGCTTCCTTGTAGTCTAGGCAACAATTTCTCGATGACACTTCTGTACGTTGGACTGAACCGAAGCATGCTCGTTTCCTTTAGTAGAACGCGTTTTTCTGTGTCTGATGAATAGAAATCTTGTTGTGATGCAGTTTGCTCGACAATAATGAGCGTATTAGTGACATAAGTCCTGAGGTTTACGAGCTTCAGAAGCTGTCCGAAGCTCAAGTGGAGGAGGGCTTGCTGTCGAGATCCAACGAGGCAGCTTGTGAAAGCTTACTTACGTCATGGTATGTACAATCTGTTCAGATCTCGAATAAGCATGATTCTTGAATGGTAGCTTGTTTGTTCGTCTATGTTTCTGATGAGTCGTTGAGGTTGATGCGTTAGACTCTCCCGTTATTATAGTTGTGTAGTCTTGGTTTTATCCTTCCTTTTCAAGTTGATGAATCCATTACCTCCACAGGGCTTACTGGGAAAAGCGAGACGTTGGAGAGCGAAGATTATTGCAAGAAACTCCGACTAGGAGACAACAGCCCTTCAGGTTCCGTATTCCACCAAGCCCTGCCCGAGAATTTCTACCACCAACAACTCCGGATCCAGATTTAGCTCCACCACCAATTTCAACTCCGGCTCCTGCTCCTGCTCCTTCTGTGCCCCAGTCTCCCCCGCCTGTGCAGTCACcaccttcttcctcttcctctccccctTCCGCTAACAATAACTCTCGAACAATACTTCCAGAAGCAGGGAATCGAACGAGCCTAGCAGCACCAGCTAAAAGTGGTGGAAGGAATCACACACTTGTATTGGCTGCATCCATTGGTGGTTCTCTATTGTTTTTGCTTTTAGTTATTGGCGTCGTCTTCTATCAATATGGTAAAGTTGCGACGGTCAAGCCATGGGCAACGGGGTTAAGTGGACAGCTGCAGAGAGCATTTGTAACCGGTACCTCTTCTTATGTCTACGCTACGAATCTATTTTAAATTTACGTTTTATTGCTACGCGTAACAAGGCATGGAGGTTCGAGTCTAGTCACTAAATTATCCGATGCTTGGTATCTCAGGTGTTCCAAAGCTCAAGAGATCCGAACTAGAGGCTGCTTGTGAAGACTTCAGCAACGTGATTGGTTCAGCTTCGATTTGTACTTTCTATAAGGGCACGTTGTCGAGTGGAGTTGAGATAGCAGTCGCTTCCGTTGCCATGTCGTCTGCCAAGGACTGGTCTAGCCATCTCGAAAGCCAGTTCAGGAAGAAGGTACGTTTTATGTCGATTTTAGAGAAATGAGATTTAGTTGTTGATGGTTTTTCTGGGCGCCAACTCCCTTTTCGTCTGCGTTTCAGATTGACTCGCTATCGAAAGTGAATCACAAGAATTTTGTCAGCCTACTCGGTTTCTGTGAGGAGCAGGCGCCCTTCACGAGAATGATGGTTTTCGAGTATGCTCCAAACGGGACTCTGTTCGAGCACATTCACAGTAAGCGCTCGACTCCACTTGCTTCGTATCTCTATGTGTTGAATCTAAAAGTCATTCCTCCACCTACATTGCAGTAAAAGAAGCCGAACACTTGGACTGGACAACGCGACTGAGAATCGCAATGGGAATCGCGTACTGCCTCGAGCACATGCACCAATTAACACCTCCGTTAGCCCACAAAAACCTGACCTCCTCGTGTATCTATCTAACCGAAGACTACGCTGCCAAAGTGTCGGACATCGCCTTCTGGGACGAGGGCGCTGCAGCAGCAGAGAGGCAAACGGATCCACAGAGCAACGTCTACAGCTTTGGCGTGATACTGTTTGAGATGATCACGGGCAGGCTCCCGTACACCGCGGGTAGTGACAGTCTCGAAGACTGGGCGTCGGACTACCTCAGGGGAACGCAACCGCTGAGGGAAATGGTCGACCCGACTTTGGGAACGTATCGGGAAGATCAGGTCCAAGAGATCGGTGAGGTGATCAGGTGGTGCACGGATGAGAGGCCGTCGATGAAAAAGGTCTGCACGAGGCTGAGAGTGATCACCGGGATAGAGCCGGACGGGGCCGTCCCGAAACTGTCGCCCCTGTGGTGGGCGGAGCTTGAGATTCTGTCGACTGAGGCCAACTAAGGGGGAGATGGAATTGAAAGAGGCATTGTTTGTAATGTTTATTGCCTGTTGTGGAATCTTCTTGCTTCCTCTTGGTGTAAATTTAAGTGCTAAGTAGTAAGGTGGttaatatataagtattatatgtaaatatatgtggttttttatttttttggtgaaaGATGTGAACTGAGGTTTGCATAGCTATTAAATTATGATTATACGTAATTAAGTTACTTTGACCTCGTTGTACTCATGTCTAACCAATTTAGTCCACTTCCAATTTTTgacatattaaaaaatatactactcccttcgttctaCTTTTGGAATCTCATTTGAGTTCGGttcaagttttaaaaaaattaaaggaagAGGCTAAAAGAGATACTGGAATGtaggtcatacttttatatattagtttcataataaaatgtttaacatattaaaaaatatactacgcCCTTCGTTCCACTTTTAGAATCTCATTTGAGTTCGGTACGGATTTGAAAAAATGTAAAGGAAGTGGCTAAAAGAGATACTGGAATGTAGGTCATACTTTTATACATTAGtttcataataaaatgtgagtgaaaaaaaattagtggaatataaggcTATTACCATAtatggaatattccaaccgAAATTCCTACAGTAGGACATCAAAAAATAGTCAATCAagactcctaaagtggaacgaatggagtactatttatactattattttgtaatataatttacttttttaccCTTATTTATTGCTATATTTATTGTCTTGACTATATTGATGAGATGGATGTATTCCACAATCCACATTGATTCAACACCGACTTAAAAAATGTGAAGAATGTAGGTGTAAAGATATCTGGATTATggatctcatttttatatactatttattaattttacaataaaataaaaataaaatatgttactAGAATGTTGAATTCGGCTACTAATTATAGTAAAAAGTAAATATAAGACGTAATAGTAGACAGATTGTAACAAGAGACACGTATTGTAAGACAAAATGATTATTTAACTAGCTTGAAATGTAAACTATTGATTTTCTCTATTGTTTATAACTTTTgatttcaataattattttgtATATTCATTGTCTGACTAATCTTAGGGGTGATTGTTAATTGAATCCTATGTTCAACCACAAAATTgacaaaacaaaaaacaatcaCACAATGAGGTTTAAAAGCTCTCAATTAATTATAAGTACCAGCTTCaaataattatctaaatctaattTCTAAACTAATGCAAAAAATTAGAAGTACTACAAATTTTCTACCAAATGCCTAAAATTTGGATAAAATTTGTAATGAAAGTTCCTAGCAGAATGTTTTGATCACTCAAGATTATGATatgaaataccaaacaaaacgAAGCCAGATAAACTGAACACGCATATTATATATGAAGGTGGCTATCACGTTGTCAATAATGTGAACCCCAAATCATCCAAATAAGTCGTTTTAGTTGTTACCACGTTTGCT
This DNA window, taken from Salvia splendens isolate huo1 chromosome 18, SspV2, whole genome shotgun sequence, encodes the following:
- the LOC121775740 gene encoding probable inactive receptor-like protein kinase At3g56050 produces the protein MKVFWRSKNRFLAAFAICCLFLLNFSFCCSLNHEGVALLKFKEEIVSDPHGALSNWIDEIGLENPCSWSGVGCSKGYVVDLNLKDLCLRGTLSPHIGILIHLKSLILRNNSFSGVIPEEITHIKGLEVLDVGYNNFSGKLPCSLGNNFSMTLLLLDNNERISDISPEVYELQKLSEAQVEEGLLSRSNEAACESLLTSWAYWEKRDVGERRLLQETPTRRQQPFRFRIPPSPAREFLPPTTPDPDLAPPPISTPAPAPAPSVPQSPPPVQSPPSSSSSPPSANNNSRTILPEAGNRTSLAAPAKSGGRNHTLVLAASIGGSLLFLLLVIGVVFYQYGKVATVKPWATGLSGQLQRAFVTGVPKLKRSELEAACEDFSNVIGSASICTFYKGTLSSGVEIAVASVAMSSAKDWSSHLESQFRKKIDSLSKVNHKNFVSLLGFCEEQAPFTRMMVFEYAPNGTLFEHIHIKEAEHLDWTTRLRIAMGIAYCLEHMHQLTPPLAHKNLTSSCIYLTEDYAAKVSDIAFWDEGAAAAERQTDPQSNVYSFGVILFEMITGRLPYTAGSDSLEDWASDYLRGTQPLREMVDPTLGTYREDQVQEIGEVIRWCTDERPSMKKVCTRLRVITGIEPDGAVPKLSPLWWAELEILSTEAN